A single genomic interval of Verrucomicrobiota bacterium harbors:
- the glpQ gene encoding glycerophosphodiester phosphodiesterase, which translates to MKSRTTLALALFFMFPSVVQAQKIVIAHRGASGYLPEHTLAAVAMAHAMDADYIEQDVVLSKDGVPVVLHDIHLDAVSDVAKRFTDRRRQDGRYYAIDFTLAEIKQLKVTERFDPKDGKPVFENRFPMWESAFEIPTLEEELQLIQGLNRSTGKDAGIYPEIKRPAWHREQGQDISRIVLEVLRRYGYRAKTDRFYLQCFDFEEVKRIRRELGYRGNLIQLIGTSGSGESSTDYDRLMTSAGLEEAAKVADGIGPALQHVVTGTSKASFKVTDLVSRAHKLKLQVHAYTFRADALPAYADSLDELFHLFFARAHVDGAFTDYPDQGVAFVRLLSREP; encoded by the coding sequence ATGAAGTCCCGAACGACGCTGGCACTGGCTCTCTTCTTCATGTTCCCTTCCGTCGTGCAGGCGCAGAAAATCGTCATCGCTCACCGCGGCGCCAGCGGGTACCTGCCGGAACACACGCTGGCCGCCGTGGCGATGGCCCACGCGATGGACGCAGACTACATTGAGCAGGACGTGGTGTTGAGCAAGGATGGCGTGCCGGTGGTGTTGCACGACATTCACCTCGACGCGGTATCGGACGTGGCGAAACGGTTCACGGATCGCAGGCGCCAGGACGGCCGCTACTATGCCATCGACTTCACACTGGCGGAGATCAAGCAACTTAAAGTGACGGAACGGTTCGATCCCAAGGATGGCAAACCGGTCTTCGAGAACCGATTCCCAATGTGGGAATCCGCGTTTGAGATTCCGACATTGGAAGAGGAACTCCAGTTGATCCAGGGCCTCAACAGGAGCACGGGCAAAGACGCGGGCATTTACCCCGAAATCAAGAGACCGGCCTGGCACCGGGAGCAAGGGCAGGACATTTCCCGAATCGTTCTCGAAGTTCTGCGGCGATACGGCTACCGGGCCAAGACCGACCGGTTTTACCTTCAGTGTTTTGATTTCGAGGAAGTCAAGCGCATTCGCCGAGAACTGGGCTACCGCGGCAATCTGATTCAACTGATCGGCACGAGCGGTTCCGGGGAATCGTCCACCGACTACGATCGGCTTATGACGTCCGCCGGTCTGGAGGAGGCCGCAAAAGTCGCGGACGGCATCGGTCCGGCGCTCCAGCATGTCGTCACGGGGACGAGCAAGGCTTCCTTCAAAGTCACGGATTTGGTGAGCCGGGCGCACAAGCTGAAGTTGCAGGTCCATGCCTATACCTTCCGTGCGGATGCCCTGCCAGCCTACGCCGATTCCCTGGATGAATTGTTTCATCTTTTTTTCGCGCGAGCGCATGTCGATGGCGCATTCACGGACTATCCAGACCAGGGAGTGGCCTTTGTGCGCTTGTTGAGCCGCGAACCGTGA
- a CDS encoding RNA-binding protein produces MNNKLYVGNISFNVTENDLQDAFAAHGTVVEANLMVDRMSGRPRGFGFVTMSTAEEAQKAIEALNGASLDGRNLTVNIARPKEERSGGGGGGGGRRGGYGGGRNRY; encoded by the coding sequence ATGAACAATAAACTGTACGTAGGAAACATTTCCTTCAACGTCACTGAAAATGACCTCCAAGATGCGTTCGCCGCCCACGGCACCGTCGTCGAAGCCAACCTGATGGTGGACCGCATGAGCGGACGCCCGCGTGGCTTTGGCTTCGTCACGATGAGCACGGCCGAGGAAGCGCAAAAAGCGATCGAAGCCCTCAACGGGGCTTCGCTCGACGGACGCAATCTCACCGTCAACATTGCCCGCCCGAAGGAGGAGCGTTCGGGTGGTGGTGGTGGCGGCGGCGGCCGTCGCGGCGGATACGGCGGTGGCCGAAATCGCTATTAA